From Pagrus major chromosome 9, Pma_NU_1.0, the proteins below share one genomic window:
- the lrrc3 gene encoding leucine-rich repeat-containing protein 3, translating to MACPTSCHCIEKSGMTVVQCMSRNLEKIPSDLPRDTVVLLLASNHITHIPNHAFKELHYLQELDLSNNDIETMDVGAFQGVSDSLLVLDLSNNRIQSVPKEAFARLRAKISLSNNPWHCECTLQEVLRELRLDPETVNEVICHTAVQEEYAGKPVIQVLDSGINFCNFHHKTTDVAMFVTMFGWFTMVIAYVIYYVRHNQEDARRHLEYLKSLPSSSQISKDFDTISTVL from the coding sequence ATGGCTTGTCCGACGAGTTGTCACTGTATAGAGAAGAGTGGCATGACCGTGGTCCAATGTATGTCTCGCAACTTGGAGAAGATCCCATCAGATCTTCCAAGAGATACTGTCGTCCTACTTTTGGCGTCCAACCACATCACCCACATCCCAAACCACGCCTTCAAAGAGCTGCACTACCTTCAGGAGCTGGACCTGTCTAACAACGACATTGAAACCATGGACGTAGGTGCGTTTCAAGGTGTTTCCGACAGCCTCCTCGTCCTGGATCTATCAAACAATCGCATCCAAAGTGTCCCCAAAGAGGCGTTCGCCCGCCTCCGGGCAAAAATCAGCCTCTCAAACAACCCATGGCACTGTGAGTGTACGCTGCAGGAGGTCCTGAGGGAGCTGCGCCTCGACCCCGAGACGGTGAACGAGGTGATCTGCCACACGGCGGTGCAGGAGGAGTATGCAGGCAAGCCGGTAATCCAGGTGCTGGACTCAGGGATCAACTTCTGCAACTTTCACCACAAGACCACCGATGTAGCCATGTTCGTCACGATGTTCGGGTGGTTCACCATGGTGATCGCGTACGTCATCTACTATGTGAGACACAATCAGGAGGACGCTAGGAGGCACCTGGAGTACCTCAAGTCACTGCCCAGCAGCTCTCAGATCAGCAAGGACTTCGACACCATCAGCACTGTTCTCTAG